The genomic segment GCCCCGTACCGTGACCACTTACACCAGCGTCCTCAAAGGCAAGAACAATGGCGTGCCGTTCGAGAAGACTTGCACTTGGCGCACCGTGGCCGGTGAGACAGTGCCATCGAACTGAGCCATGCCCCACAAAGCAAAAACCGCCCTCAGGCGGTTTTTTTGTGCGCTTGCCCATCCTGAAAGACGAGGTTTGACGCGCCTTTCGATCAAGGCCCGATACCGGTGCAACCATTAGGATCGGTATAACCAAAATCGACCACGATGTCACAGGAATCGGTATGGGGCGAGGTGTAAACAGTAGCGCAATAACCCCGAATCACGTAGCACACCCTCGGCACCTTCGTCGTGATGGGCGTTGTGGGGGGTGGTGTGATGGGCGTTTCAGCAGGACACCCCCCAGGAGGCATCAACTTCCCATCCGGGCAATACTGCGGGCACCCATTTGGCCCCATGATCGAGCCATCTGAGCACACCAGAGGCTGCTCGGGGCAAGTGCTGCCATTCTTTACCGAACCATCGGGGCAATACTCGATAGGGTTGATTAATGGCGGCGTGGGCGCAGGCGTGGGCTGCGAAGGTGAAGGCGAAGGCGGGCACGCCTGCGAGAAAGGAATCCGCGAGCCATCCCAACATGTCTGCAGGCAATAGCCACCCTCCGGATGAGCGCCCGAGCCGACGCAAATCAGATCCTCGGGATCACGGCAGCCATTGGCGCCAGGTGCACCATTCGGGTCATACCGAGGATCGCGGCGGCAATGCTTGATGAAGACGCCAGTCTGCGCGATCCCTCCTCATCATCGATGACAGGTTTTTTTGCACGCCCGGACGAAACCACCAGGATTTGACTTCGAACTCTTTCAGCATAATGTGCATTCGAGGGCAGGCCAACGCACCGGCCGCCCTCGACATGACTTCCATTGATGACTGAAGGAGACCGATGTGAAGAACATCAAGATCACGCTGGCGATGGCAGCAACTGCCGCGATGCTGGCCGCCTGTGGTGGCGGTGGCAGCAGCAATGAAGGCCAAAACCCCGGCGTGTCGGGCACACCGCCTGCTGCGGACACCCTGAACCGCACCAACACCCCTGGCGTGTATGCCGACAGCGCGCGCAAGTATGCGTTCGACGCGCTCAATCAGGTGCGCGGCATCACGGGCGTGGGCTTTCTCAAGCAGAACGAGGCGCTGGACAAGGCGGCGCAGGCGCATGCGGATTACGGCAGACTGGCTGGACTGAATCCTGTTGATGTTGAACATACCGAGAATCCTGGGTATGCAGGCTTCACAGGCAAAACACCGGACGAGCGTGCTCGGCATTTTGGCTATACGTATGGCGCATCCGAAGTATTGTCTGGTGGCGTTAACGACATGCAATCTTTTTGGAGTTTACTTGGAGTGCCGTATCACTCCATCAACATGCTGGATACTTATGCAGACATTGGAGTGGGTGTTTGGCCGAAGGTGATCCTGGTGATGAATCCTGGAAATTACTTCGCACAACTTTTGGATGGATCCTTTGTGGCGGTATATCCATGCAATGACATACAGGTCAACGTGCAGGGGCAGGGATATGAGACGCCGCAGCCGTCTGTTCTGAATGGCAAGGAAGATTTTGGCTACAGCAGCGTAGCACTCGTTCGCATGGGACAAACTCTCGAAGTCAGTTCATGGGAACTTCGTGATGCAAGCGGGAATGTGGTTCCAACGACACTGATGACGAAGGCCAACGATGCGAATAAGATGATTCTCGCAAACCAAGCCAGCTTGATTCCGTTGAACGCATTGCCCCGTACCGTGACCACTTACACCAGCGTCCTCAAAGGCAAGAACAATGGCGTGCCGTTCGAGAAGACTTGCACTTGGCGCACCGTGGTCGGGGAGACAGTGCCGTCGAACTGAGCCATGCCCCACAAAGCAAAAACCGCCCTCGGGCGGTTTTTTGCAGGGAATGAAATTAAGGATGACCGCAATCACCTATGGCATCATCGATGGGACCGAGCCAAATGAAACTATCGCAACCCTCCCATTGGCCCTCCGACCATGTAGCGCCGCCACAGGTTTGATGGAGTGTTCGAACGCACACCTTTGGCTCTCGTTGCCGAGGACACCCCTCAGGAGGCATCGACCGCCCATCCGAGCAATACTGCGGACACCCACTTGGCGTCATGATCGAGCCATCGGAGCAAATTTGAACGGGCGGTGGTACGGGATCCGGCGTAGCAGGTGGGGTCACCGGTGGTGCTGGCCGTGTTGGTGTTGGCGGACGAGGTGCCGGTGGCTGCGGGGGAGGCGGGCACGCCTGCGAGAAAGGAATCCGCGAGCCGTCCGAGCATGTCTGCAGGCAATAGCCACCCTCCGGATGAGCGCCCGAGCCGACGCAAATCAAATCCTCGGGATCACGGCAGCCATTGGCGCCAGGCGCACCATTCGGGTCATACCGAGGATCGCGGCGGCAATGCTTGATGAAGACGCAACTGTCCGCATAGGCCAGGCCCACGTTCAAACAGTGCGGCGGCGTGCCACACCAGAACGGCACGGAACTGGGCTCATCCCGATCAGAAATGCGCTGAAGACCTCCTGGCACATTGCAGCCCTCGATGGGCAGCATCGCGCGCAGGTCGGCCATGCCTTCCTTGGCGGGGTCATAGGTCCACTTGCCCTCAGCGGTGACGCCCGCGAAGGCACCTCCCCCGCCGAGGAACGATAGCGCCACGACGGCGCCCGTCAAAAATCGCTTCAAGAATCCGAGCACGGTATATCTCCCATGTAGTCGATGGGGGATTCTTGACCGCATCTGATGACCTGCGGGTGCCGAAAAACGCAGGAAAAGACGAAGGAATGGCGTGGACGCCATGCCATTTGATCCCTACTCAGGAAAGCTGCGCATCGTACTGTCGATGGACTTTGGAAGGCCATCGGGCGCTTGCTCGATGGCTTTGCTCCACAGGAACTGGCGAACTACTTTGCATCTTCTGGATATGCTTCTACTTAAATAAAAATACTCTAACGGAGCAGGCTCTCTGCTTGATTTTGAACCTGGTAGCTGACAATGGAGGACGATATGCCGAATTCTTTGGCAATGTTGTCGATGTTGGTTTCCGTGGGGTTATTCATAGACCATTTGTCCTTGATGCCTTCAATGGGTGCAAGGAATTCTGCGGCGAAGGCCCGGTTGGATTTCTGCCGGTCGGTCGAGGCACCAAGTACGGCTTGGCGAACACGATATGCCCGGCCACACGGAAGCCAGCGGCACGCCACGCGCTGAAAAACCGATCAACGCGGCTCCAGCCGTAGAACGAAATGCAAAAGGCATCATCGCGCAGGATGCGGTGAATCTCCCGGAAGGCGGGTAGCAGCCAACTATCGTCCGTGTCGTTGGCGATGCGGCGCCCCTCGCGGTCTTGATAGTCCACCAGATAGGGCGGATCGGTGAGAACGAAATCCACGGCTCGATCGGGCAGCGTGGGAAGAACAGTCAGGCAGTTTCCGAGAACAATGCGGCTCATGTCATGCTCCTAAGTGAAAGAAGGTTTGCTGTTCACCGCACACCGGATTCCAAGATTCGGAGCCCAGCCTTTGTGGCTGTTCGGTGCGGTCGGCACGAGGAACCCGGTTGGCCCTGTTGCCACCGTCTTTCCTGAGTTCATCGCCCGCGACGGTCAGGAGCGCGCGGACGGGGGCCGTCAAGGAGACAAGCGCAGGGTTGGTGCGGCCCGCAGGCGAAGTCGAGGACACGGCCCTGCGCGCCTTGACGGCACACGGCCGCGAGCTACAGTCGCGGACAAGGTGATGGAGTCAGGGAAGACGGCTGGATATGGCAACGGCCTTCCCCATGCGCTGACCGCACCGCAAGCGAAGCGCGCAGGCCCGAAGCTGGAAGCCGGGCCGGAGGCGTCAGCCGAGCGGAGCGAGGGAACGATGGAAGCCCGTCAGGGGCGAGACGCCGCAGGCGGCTCGATGCGCAACGCGCACGACAGCGCGACCGGCCATGTTTCTTGGCCGGGGACGCCCAGCCTTCAAGGCTCGATGCACAAGCTCATGCGCCAGTCATCGGGAAACAGGTTCGACAGCGACTGCCGTGGTCTGGCCGAGCCGGCGCAGCCGGTTCGGCGGTCTTTGAGGGGAGCCAAGCATCGCGCGGCGGGGATAGCCCGCAGGGCTTTCCCCTGGAGGCAAGCGCAGGCGCGAAGGCATCGACATCGGGCGCAGCAAAAGAAAAGGCGCGTCGCCCAAGAAGACGACGCGCCAGGTTGTCAGCGTGCGATCAGCTCGCCGCCGGCGACACCATCGCCTCAAGCTGTTCGATCACGCCCGGTTCGACTAAGACGCAAGGCTGGCTCGCCTCAATCGTCACGTTGAACACCTTGGCGAACACATGACGCTTCAGGTGCGCCAGCCGGCCCGTGCGATAAGCCTGCTCGGGCTTCACGCTGCCGCCCGGCGAGCCGCTGCGCTGCGGGTTGCACTCGACCAGCGCGACGAAACCATCGTCGGCCAGTTTCTGGTGTTCGGCGCACAGACCCCAGCCTGTCGTCGTGTGGCGCTCCATGCTCGCGCGAAGGCGCTTGTCGAGCAGGATGGCGCCGGTGTCGAAGGCCACGCCGCAGACCAGGCAGACGCGTTGTTCCATCGAGACGTGTGATTTGTCGTTCATGACGATCTCCGGTTGCACGGGCGGAATTGCCCGGAACCGTCGCCAGCACAGCGCAGCGCAAGCAGTCAGGGGTCGCAGACGGCCGCCAGGACGCAAGCGCGCAAGGCGCGCGCAGCCCTTGACGGCGAGAACGCCGTGATACGGTGAAGGGGACAGCAAGACCGCCTATCTACCTCCATCGAAGGCACGGATAGACAAGCGGAGCGCGCAGGCCCGCATGGGCCGGAGGCGTCAGGGATCAAAGCCGGATGGCCGAGATTTGGCACGAAGCGCGGGGCGCAGCCCGCGAGCTCGACGCGAGCTCGACGATGGAACGCCGGGACGCCCGACAGGGGCTCGGCATGGGCTGTAGGCTGCCGTCGCTCTTTCACTGCACAGTAAAAATTGCCATTTGGCTAAATTTTCGCTAGAGTTCGCATATTTACTGAACAGTGAACAAGGCTTCGACGCTGCATGCTTGAGTCCACCCTGACTGAACGAGAGTTGATCGCGCGCTTGGTTGACGCCCTGCGGGAGCTTCCCGAGGTAGAGGCCGACCTCGCCCAGGAGCCAGTCGGCCAGCACAGCGACCGCAGGTACGACGCCCAGGTCGATCTGCACGTCGCTGGGAAGTCCTTCGTCCTGCTGCTCGAAGCCAAGAAGGCCGTCTTTCCGCGAGATGTCCGCCAAGTGATCTGGCAACTCCGGGCGGCGAGCCACGGGAGGCCCACCGGGCAGCCGGAGAACCCCTTGTCACTCCTCGTCGCCGAGTCCATCTCCCCCGGCGCGAAGGAACTGCTCAGAAGCGAGCGCGTCGGCTACTACGACAGCGGCGGCAGCCTGTACCTATCCGCCCCCGGTGCGTACCTCTATATCGACAAGCCGCCGCCCAAAGCCCTGGCGAAGTCGGTGCGGACGCTGTTCACCGGGCGACGTGCCCAGGTGCTTCACGCCCTGCTGGTGCAGCATCAGAACTGGTTCGGCGTCACCGAGTTGGCACAGCAGGCGACGGTGTCGCCCGCCACCGCCTCCCAAGTGCTGACCGAACTGGAGCGCTTCGACTGGC from the Verminephrobacter eiseniae EF01-2 genome contains:
- a CDS encoding CAP domain-containing protein, with the protein product MKNIKITLAMAATAAMLAACGGGGSSNEGQNPGVSGTPPAADTLNRTNTPGVYADSARKYAFDALNQVRGITGVGFLKQNEALDKAAQAHADYGRLAGLNPVDVEHTENPGYAGFTGKTPDERARHFGYTYGASEVLSGGVNDMQSFWSLLGVPYHSINMLDTYADIGVGVWPKVILVMNPGNYFAQLLDGSFVAVYPCNDIQVNVQGQGYETPQPSVLNGKEDFGYSSVALVRMGQTLEVSSWELRDASGNVVPTTLMTKANDANKMILANQASLIPLNALPRTVTTYTSVLKGKNNGVPFEKTCTWRTVVGETVPSN
- a CDS encoding DNA methyltransferase, producing MSRIVLGNCLTVLPTLPDRAVDFVLTDPPYLVDYQDREGRRIANDTDDSWLLPAFREIHRILRDDAFCISFYGWSRVDRFFSAWRAAGFRVAGHIVFAKPYLVPRPTGRNPTGPSPQNSLHPLKASRTNGL